In the Tissierellales bacterium genome, one interval contains:
- a CDS encoding S-layer homology domain-containing protein, producing the protein MKKLSKFAALISTGIIIASASTAFAQIYTDVPDSHWASKYVASMNRLGVIKGYEDATFRPNESITREQAMVMISRILKPSDSEKNAALSKHKTYLNSLGAASWAQKDIAYAIEKKILTKDDVKKFYYNKKATVITREELCIYLTRMMGKEADAKNASIIVMSFIDQELIGDAALKYVYIIQNLGIVQGTPDNKFNPKGAVTRAAMAKMLDLSYKEIVTNGGSSSSSSSSSKDSGTSATIETKEIEGTIETILQSGKDRVHVYVKTGSRKQELVRVDKDSDVKFGSKRIDYDELKEGYDVELTYKVIGSENIATKVKMSTVEKEITAEIYDVKTGSLVLDVDGDRDTYELDDDVEVEIDGEKSRASRLDEDQKGVFKIENGKITEVTVISKIREIKGTIIDIDTRKNEIEIEDRDDDKHTFEIDEDDVDIERDRDDIDFDELEEGDEVEITLEYDEVTKIEAEKVEREIEGYISGITIDGDKSTIKIKDRQSKEHSFEVDKETDIELDDKNADLYDLRIGYAVEGKYSGGTMLEIEAEVKYKEDTLKGRVYKVYEDDDYFKVKIEKDDSDDEDTIKVHVDRDTTIIQGNDKIRLKEMDKDDEVIIVGTYKEDDEFNANSIIVIEY; encoded by the coding sequence ATGAAGAAGCTATCAAAATTTGCGGCACTTATTTCAACAGGAATTATAATAGCAAGTGCAAGTACTGCATTTGCGCAAATTTATACAGATGTACCAGATAGTCATTGGGCTAGTAAATACGTAGCTAGTATGAATAGATTAGGGGTTATAAAAGGATATGAGGATGCTACATTTAGACCAAATGAGTCAATAACTAGAGAGCAAGCTATGGTAATGATATCTAGAATACTAAAACCTAGTGATTCTGAAAAAAATGCAGCACTTTCAAAACACAAGACATATCTAAATAGCTTGGGTGCAGCATCTTGGGCTCAAAAAGATATTGCCTATGCTATCGAGAAAAAAATACTTACTAAAGATGACGTGAAGAAATTCTACTACAACAAAAAAGCGACAGTAATAACTAGAGAAGAGCTATGTATATACCTAACTAGAATGATGGGTAAAGAAGCAGATGCTAAAAATGCGAGCATCATAGTTATGTCATTTATAGATCAAGAACTAATAGGAGATGCTGCGCTAAAATACGTATATATCATACAGAACTTGGGGATAGTTCAAGGGACACCAGACAACAAATTCAATCCAAAAGGTGCTGTTACCAGAGCAGCCATGGCAAAAATGTTAGACCTAAGTTACAAAGAAATAGTTACAAATGGAGGATCTAGTTCAAGCTCTAGTTCAAGTAGCAAAGATAGTGGGACAAGTGCGACTATAGAGACAAAAGAAATAGAAGGAACTATAGAAACCATACTACAATCTGGAAAAGACAGGGTACATGTTTATGTCAAAACTGGAAGTAGAAAACAAGAGTTAGTTAGAGTAGATAAAGACTCAGACGTCAAATTCGGATCGAAGAGAATAGACTATGATGAATTAAAAGAAGGGTACGACGTAGAACTAACATACAAAGTTATAGGTTCTGAAAATATTGCAACAAAAGTCAAAATGTCTACAGTAGAAAAAGAAATTACAGCTGAAATATACGATGTCAAGACAGGAAGTTTGGTGCTAGATGTAGATGGAGATAGAGACACTTATGAACTAGATGATGATGTGGAAGTAGAAATCGATGGAGAAAAAAGTAGAGCATCTAGACTAGACGAAGATCAAAAAGGTGTATTTAAAATAGAAAATGGCAAAATAACAGAAGTTACAGTTATATCCAAGATACGAGAAATAAAGGGAACTATAATAGATATAGACACTAGAAAAAATGAGATAGAAATAGAAGATAGAGATGATGACAAACATACTTTTGAAATAGATGAAGATGATGTGGACATTGAAAGAGATAGAGATGATATAGACTTCGACGAACTAGAAGAAGGCGACGAAGTAGAGATAACGTTAGAATACGATGAAGTAACGAAGATAGAAGCAGAGAAGGTAGAACGAGAAATAGAAGGTTATATATCAGGTATAACGATAGACGGAGACAAATCTACCATAAAAATAAAAGACAGACAGAGCAAAGAACACTCATTTGAAGTAGACAAAGAAACAGATATAGAATTAGATGACAAGAATGCAGATTTGTACGATCTTAGAATAGGATACGCTGTAGAAGGTAAATACTCTGGTGGTACTATGCTGGAGATAGAAGCTGAAGTCAAGTACAAAGAGGACACTTTAAAAGGAAGAGTGTACAAAGTTTATGAAGATGATGACTATTTCAAAGTCAAAATTGAAAAAGATGATAGTGATGATGAAGACACTATAAAAGTACATGTAGATAGAGACACCACGATTATTCAAGGAAATGATAAAATAAGACTAAAGGAAATGGACAAAGATGACGAAGTTATTATTGTAGGGACGTATAAGGAAGATGATGAGTTTAATGCAAACTCTATAATAGTTATAGAATACTAG